One genomic region from Nostoc sphaeroides encodes:
- a CDS encoding cytochrome c oxidase subunit II: MKIPSSIWTLLIGIVLTLASLWYGQNHGLLPAAATDEAVLVDGLFNAMMIISTGIFLLVEGILIYSAFKYRRRAGDNEDGPPVEGNVPLEILWTAIPAIIVIGISVYSFDVYNEIGGFDPHAIHQAPMNQESMAMPGSAMAATLSDTPPSTEPNLNQEKSDEAMQDPATAAVRNADQIPQLRNAPGVGSVAPTIGGTPDKAGKPAGLQVNVTGLQYAWIFTYPETGITTGEMHVPIGREVEINMTANDVIHAFWVPEFRLKQDAIPGRQSEIRFTPKKAGDYVLICAELCGPYHGAMRATVVVEPQEAFDKWMQEQLVASRETLNQAVAVNPANLSPNEFLAPYTKDMGIKPEILHQVHH; this comes from the coding sequence GTGAAGATTCCAAGTTCAATCTGGACATTACTCATTGGCATCGTGCTAACGCTAGCCAGCCTTTGGTACGGTCAAAATCACGGTCTGTTGCCAGCAGCAGCAACGGATGAAGCCGTATTAGTGGATGGTCTATTCAACGCGATGATGATCATTTCTACAGGTATATTCCTACTCGTAGAAGGTATTTTAATTTACTCTGCATTTAAATACCGTCGGCGTGCAGGTGATAATGAAGACGGCCCACCAGTTGAGGGCAATGTACCTTTAGAAATTCTCTGGACGGCGATCCCAGCAATTATCGTTATCGGTATTTCTGTTTACAGCTTTGATGTCTACAACGAAATCGGCGGCTTTGATCCCCACGCTATCCATCAAGCGCCGATGAATCAGGAGTCAATGGCAATGCCTGGAAGTGCTATGGCGGCAACTTTAAGCGATACTCCTCCTAGCACCGAACCCAACCTCAATCAAGAAAAATCTGATGAGGCAATGCAAGATCCAGCTACCGCAGCAGTCCGCAATGCTGACCAAATTCCCCAACTGCGGAATGCTCCTGGTGTCGGTAGTGTTGCTCCGACAATTGGGGGAACTCCTGATAAAGCAGGCAAACCAGCAGGATTACAAGTCAATGTCACAGGTCTACAATATGCCTGGATTTTCACTTATCCTGAAACTGGTATAACTACAGGTGAAATGCACGTTCCCATCGGGCGAGAAGTGGAAATCAATATGACAGCCAACGATGTCATCCATGCCTTTTGGGTGCCAGAGTTCCGCCTGAAACAAGATGCGATCCCTGGTAGACAAAGCGAGATTCGCTTCACCCCCAAAAAAGCAGGAGATTATGTCCTAATCTGTGCTGAACTTTGTGGCCCCTACCACGGTGCGATGAGAGCAACAGTAGTCGTTGAGCCACAAGAAGCCTTTGACAAATGGATGCAAGAACAGCTAGTTGCTAGCCGTGAAACACTAAATCAAGCCGTTGCTGTTAACCCTGCGAATCTATCCCCAAATGAATTTCTCGCCCCTTACACCAAGGACATGGGAATTAAGCCAGAAATCCTCCATCAAGTTCACCATTAG
- a CDS encoding COX15/CtaA family protein has protein sequence MSEFVLQQQNEAAVEQQKPKEMIRRLVWKICIATLILMAIGSATRVMNAGLACPDWPLCYGELVPAKQMNLQVFLEWFHRLDAALIGVSAIALFGLSWWHRRFLPRWLPWASTFALFLIVFQGILGGLTVTELLRFDIVTAHLGTALLFFSTLLIIGTALTPYQGNGTVGKLPWVGLTAAVLVYLQSLLGALVGSRWALHQCLGGSQLCTVMYSHIAGLVPPTLATLAMVFICWRTPALHPALRRLANMAGGLLTLQILLGFATFKLHLQVEPLTVSHQAIGAALLGTLVAFTVLALRDWATSRNITVLSNDCGVWSEGTGGVAEGKISNS, from the coding sequence ATGAGCGAATTTGTCCTACAACAACAAAATGAAGCGGCAGTTGAGCAGCAAAAGCCCAAGGAAATGATTCGTCGCTTGGTGTGGAAAATATGCATAGCCACCTTAATTTTGATGGCAATAGGCAGCGCCACCCGCGTGATGAATGCTGGACTTGCTTGCCCAGACTGGCCCTTATGCTATGGCGAACTGGTACCAGCCAAGCAAATGAATCTCCAAGTGTTTTTGGAGTGGTTTCACAGATTGGATGCAGCTTTAATTGGTGTAAGCGCGATCGCACTTTTCGGTTTATCCTGGTGGCATCGTCGTTTCTTACCCAGATGGCTGCCTTGGGCATCAACATTTGCCCTGTTTTTAATTGTCTTCCAAGGCATCTTGGGGGGACTCACCGTCACCGAACTGTTGCGGTTTGATATCGTTACCGCTCATTTAGGAACGGCGCTGTTATTTTTTAGCACCCTCCTGATTATCGGCACAGCGCTCACGCCCTATCAGGGAAATGGAACCGTTGGTAAGTTGCCTTGGGTCGGTTTAACTGCTGCTGTTCTGGTTTACTTGCAAAGTTTGCTAGGTGCTTTAGTAGGCTCTCGCTGGGCGCTACACCAATGCCTCGGCGGTTCTCAACTTTGTACGGTAATGTACAGCCATATTGCTGGTTTGGTGCCGCCAACATTAGCAACCTTGGCAATGGTATTTATCTGTTGGCGGACACCAGCACTACATCCAGCCTTACGGCGACTGGCAAATATGGCTGGTGGGTTGTTAACCTTACAAATCTTGTTGGGATTCGCAACTTTCAAATTACACCTCCAAGTCGAGCCTCTCACAGTCTCTCACCAAGCTATAGGAGCTGCTTTGCTGGGTACTTTGGTGGCTTTCACAGTTCTCGCACTGCGTGACTGGGCTACTAGCCGCAACATCACAGTGTTAAGCAATGACTGCGGAGTATGGAGTGAGGGAACAGGGGGAGTAGCGGAAGGAAAAATTTCTAACTCCTAA
- a CDS encoding heme o synthase, with product MIETNVSRHHQTFLQVVQSYYQLTKPRIIPLLLITTAGSMWIAAKGEVDPLLLLVTLTGGTMAAASAQTINCIYDRDIDYDMERTRHRPMPSGKVQPRDALIFAIALATISFTLLAVFANLLAALLAFSGIVFYILVYTHWLKRHTPQNIVVGGAAGAIPALVGWAAVTGTLSWSAWLIFAIVFLWTPPHFWALALMIKDDYAKVGIPMLPVIEGTTATVKQIWYYTLVTVFATVLLVYPLGASGILYAAIALILGGLFIHKSWRLLQNPEDRAVAKELFLFSISYMMLLCLGMVVDSLPITHNLISAVSNHLHFIG from the coding sequence ATGATTGAGACTAATGTCTCTCGCCACCACCAAACATTTTTACAGGTAGTTCAAAGTTATTACCAGCTAACCAAGCCTCGGATTATTCCATTGCTTTTGATTACCACGGCTGGGAGTATGTGGATTGCTGCTAAAGGAGAAGTTGATCCATTGCTGTTGCTAGTAACTCTCACTGGTGGCACAATGGCTGCTGCAAGCGCCCAGACGATCAACTGTATCTACGATCGCGATATTGATTATGATATGGAGCGGACGCGCCATCGTCCGATGCCTTCCGGTAAGGTTCAGCCGCGTGATGCTCTAATTTTTGCGATCGCACTGGCGACGATTTCCTTTACACTCCTAGCAGTATTTGCCAACCTGTTAGCCGCGCTGCTAGCCTTCTCTGGCATCGTCTTTTATATTTTGGTCTATACCCACTGGCTAAAACGCCACACCCCTCAGAATATCGTTGTTGGTGGAGCGGCTGGGGCAATTCCGGCGTTAGTAGGTTGGGCTGCTGTCACAGGCACTTTAAGCTGGTCAGCATGGTTAATTTTTGCCATCGTCTTTTTGTGGACACCACCCCATTTCTGGGCGCTAGCTCTGATGATTAAAGATGACTACGCAAAAGTTGGGATACCAATGTTACCTGTGATTGAAGGTACTACGGCAACCGTAAAGCAGATTTGGTACTATACGCTGGTAACAGTATTTGCAACTGTTTTATTGGTTTATCCTTTGGGCGCGAGTGGAATTCTTTATGCTGCGATCGCCCTAATTCTGGGAGGATTATTTATCCACAAATCTTGGCGTTTGTTGCAAAATCCAGAGGATCGTGCTGTAGCTAAAGAGTTGTTTCTCTTTTCCATCTCTTACATGATGCTGTTGTGTCTGGGGATGGTAGTTGATAGTCTTCCCATTACCCATAATTTAATTAGTGCGGTGAGTAATCATCTGCATTTTATTGGATAG
- a CDS encoding type II toxin-antitoxin system HicB family antitoxin, with product MLTNYIRTAMHKATYELLEDGTFYGEIPECQGVWANAATLEACREDLQDTFEGWIILGLRLGHTLPILDSIDLNFTKKVA from the coding sequence ATGTTGACAAATTACATTCGTACAGCAATGCACAAAGCAACTTATGAGTTGCTTGAGGATGGGACTTTCTATGGCGAAATTCCAGAGTGTCAAGGAGTTTGGGCAAACGCTGCAACACTAGAAGCTTGTCGGGAGGATTTGCAAGATACTTTTGAAGGATGGATTATTTTAGGACTGCGTTTAGGTCATACTCTACCGATACTTGATAGTATTGACCTGAATTTCACCAAAAAGGTCGCCTAA
- a CDS encoding type II toxin-antitoxin system HicA family toxin, which yields MPPFGSINRHDLIRYLKDAGFDGPYPGGKHQYMVKGELKLTIPNPHQGDISPSLLNRIVSVQGGRRAIAKNSPQNLIN from the coding sequence ATGCCACCCTTTGGATCGATTAATCGACACGATCTGATTCGTTATTTGAAAGATGCAGGTTTTGATGGGCCTTACCCAGGTGGTAAGCATCAATACATGGTGAAAGGTGAATTAAAGCTGACAATTCCCAATCCGCATCAGGGAGACATCAGCCCAAGCTTACTAAATAGAATAGTAAGCGTTCAGGGGGGTAGGAGAGCGATCGCTAAAAATTCCCCCCAAAATCTGATAAATTAA
- the tnpC gene encoding IS66 family transposase: MEHKRVSHLEQIPPEDWGKTPTSVKKLVEEMAQQIEQQEKKLTEVLTVQEQLLEKINQTSKNSSSPPSSDPPGFSKKPPKQKSSKKRGGQPGHKGNSRDLYPIEECSSVIEHHPQLCTNCGATLSGVDTNPYRHQIVEIPPISPIVIEHRLHQLTCTGCGSSTRAKLPEDVNQSGYGVRVVALVALLSGVYRNSQRMVQSAMQEVFGISISLGTVNRLRLEASNAVATCVDEAKLYIQKANIVGADETSFNQGNIDGFNPQQRKAWLWVAVTPLVTFFEIALTRCTQAAQNLLGDNFGGILNSDRHGAYNWVELERRQLCWAHLRREFIKISERPGVSAQLGTALVKQQEKLFELWHRVRDGTLSHCDFGELVLEIRSSIKATLLEADNYSIGTREKTPLAKTVRTCRQLLKVEPAMWLFVTTQGVEPTNNAAERAIRPAVIWRRTSFGSQTQTGSNFVARMLTVVTTLKSQKRNVLEFMTQAVVATRGGTATPSLLPEATTCSDDSDLLTAA, encoded by the coding sequence ATGGAACACAAGCGCGTCAGTCATTTAGAACAGATACCCCCAGAAGATTGGGGAAAGACTCCAACCAGCGTCAAAAAACTGGTGGAGGAGATGGCGCAGCAAATAGAACAACAGGAAAAGAAACTAACAGAAGTCCTGACAGTTCAAGAACAGCTATTAGAAAAAATAAATCAGACATCAAAGAACTCATCATCACCCCCCTCAAGCGACCCACCAGGATTCTCCAAAAAGCCACCCAAACAGAAAAGCAGCAAAAAACGAGGGGGTCAGCCAGGTCATAAAGGAAATAGCCGGGACTTATACCCCATAGAAGAATGTAGCTCAGTAATAGAACATCATCCGCAATTATGTACGAATTGTGGAGCAACCCTCAGTGGAGTTGATACAAACCCCTATCGTCACCAGATAGTAGAAATTCCACCCATCAGTCCCATAGTCATCGAGCATCGTTTACATCAATTGACCTGTACTGGATGTGGCAGTAGTACTCGTGCAAAATTGCCAGAAGACGTGAACCAAAGTGGTTACGGAGTCAGAGTAGTAGCTCTAGTGGCACTGCTGAGTGGAGTGTACCGTAACAGTCAAAGGATGGTACAAAGTGCAATGCAAGAGGTGTTTGGAATCTCAATATCATTGGGAACAGTCAACAGACTGCGACTGGAAGCGAGTAACGCAGTGGCGACCTGTGTAGATGAAGCCAAACTTTATATTCAAAAAGCAAACATCGTTGGAGCCGATGAAACCAGCTTTAACCAAGGAAATATTGACGGTTTTAATCCTCAACAAAGAAAGGCTTGGTTATGGGTTGCTGTCACCCCCCTAGTCACATTTTTTGAAATTGCCCTAACTCGTTGTACCCAAGCAGCTCAGAACTTATTGGGTGATAACTTTGGAGGAATTTTAAACTCTGACCGTCATGGTGCTTACAATTGGGTAGAACTAGAACGTCGGCAATTGTGTTGGGCGCATCTGCGACGTGAATTTATCAAAATTTCCGAGCGTCCTGGAGTTTCGGCACAATTAGGAACTGCACTGGTTAAACAGCAAGAAAAATTGTTTGAACTATGGCATCGAGTTAGAGATGGCACATTATCTCATTGTGATTTTGGTGAGTTGGTTCTAGAGATTCGCTCATCAATCAAAGCAACTTTACTTGAAGCTGATAACTATTCTATTGGTACACGGGAAAAAACACCCCTAGCAAAAACTGTTCGCACCTGTCGTCAACTACTGAAAGTTGAGCCGGCGATGTGGTTGTTTGTGACCACCCAAGGTGTTGAACCCACTAATAATGCTGCTGAACGAGCTATCCGTCCTGCTGTAATCTGGCGACGGACTAGTTTTGGCTCTCAAACCCAGACTGGTAGTAATTTTGTGGCTCGGATGCTGACTGTGGTAACAACCCTGAAGTCTCAAAAACGTAATGTTTTGGAGTTTATGACCCAGGCTGTTGTTGCTACTCGTGGTGGTACAGCCACTCCTTCTCTGCTTCCTGAAGCCACTACTTGTTCTGATGATTCTGACTTGTTGACTGCTGCATAA
- a CDS encoding 2-oxoisovalerate dehydrogenase E1 subunit beta, with protein MSEIVFLVEDDPDGGYTAVALTESIFTQADDIETLQEMVRDAVHCHFPNEENRPRRILLK; from the coding sequence ATGAGTGAAATTGTATTTCTCGTTGAAGATGATCCAGATGGCGGTTATACAGCAGTAGCTCTAACAGAGTCAATTTTTACTCAGGCTGACGATATAGAAACACTACAGGAAATGGTTCGTGATGCAGTTCACTGCCATTTTCCTAATGAAGAAAATCGTCCGCGAAGAATCTTACTTAAATGA
- a CDS encoding serine/threonine-protein kinase, producing the protein MLYCSNSSCANPFNPDDNKFCIKCGQTLTPLFRNRFRVIRILGEGGFSKTYEARDADKIDEPCVIKQFVPQFEGTAALEKATELFKQEAKRLYDLGEHSQIPRLIAYFEQDKRLYLVQELIQGQNLLQELQQQGAFSEEKIKQLLTDLLPILKFIHERGVIHRDIKPENIMRRLDGKLILIDFGVSKQITKTFVGVGTTVGTPGYTPLEQMRGQVFPASDLYSLGVTCIRLLTQCLPNTDGSDELYDALRGCWIWRKYLPQSRSITPDFGKVLDKLIQDYVKERYQFADEVIQALNSENLNSSVGIDYTILQKLLASGKWREADQETWKLMLKISYREKEGYLRVEDIEKFPCQDLLTIDRLWVKYSNGRFGFSIQKQIWDSVGGKPDLDFKTWKYFGECLGWRMKNNWKLYDSLSFTLTAPAGQLPRAVWSMRIVGRRKRLSALTSKLVNCKI; encoded by the coding sequence ATGCTTTACTGTTCTAATTCTAGTTGTGCAAATCCCTTTAACCCTGATGACAATAAGTTTTGCATTAAGTGTGGACAAACACTCACACCATTATTTAGAAACCGTTTCCGAGTAATACGAATTTTGGGTGAGGGTGGATTTAGCAAAACTTATGAAGCTAGGGATGCAGATAAAATAGACGAACCTTGCGTAATTAAGCAATTTGTCCCTCAATTTGAAGGAACGGCTGCACTTGAGAAAGCTACAGAGTTATTTAAGCAAGAGGCGAAGCGTCTGTATGATTTAGGAGAACACTCGCAAATTCCCCGCCTGATTGCTTATTTTGAACAGGATAAGCGGCTTTATTTGGTACAAGAGTTGATTCAGGGGCAGAATTTATTACAAGAATTGCAGCAGCAGGGAGCCTTTAGTGAAGAAAAGATCAAACAGCTTTTAACTGATTTATTGCCTATCCTGAAGTTTATCCATGAACGCGGTGTAATTCATCGAGACATCAAGCCAGAAAATATTATGCGCCGTCTGGATGGCAAGTTAATATTAATTGATTTTGGTGTTTCTAAACAAATTACAAAAACTTTTGTAGGTGTTGGCACAACAGTAGGAACGCCTGGATATACACCATTAGAGCAAATGCGTGGTCAAGTTTTCCCTGCAAGTGACCTTTATAGTTTGGGTGTAACTTGTATTCGGCTATTAACTCAATGTTTACCAAATACAGATGGTTCTGATGAACTTTATGATGCGCTCAGGGGTTGCTGGATTTGGAGAAAATACTTACCACAAAGTAGAAGTATTACTCCTGACTTTGGGAAAGTTTTAGATAAGTTAATTCAGGATTATGTGAAAGAACGCTATCAATTTGCTGATGAGGTTATACAAGCTCTTAATTCTGAAAATCTGAATTCATCAGTAGGGATAGATTATACAATTTTGCAAAAGTTACTAGCATCTGGTAAATGGCGAGAAGCTGATCAAGAAACTTGGAAGCTTATGCTTAAAATATCTTATCGAGAAAAAGAAGGTTATCTCAGAGTAGAAGATATCGAAAAGTTTCCTTGTCAAGACCTCTTAACTATTGATCGCTTGTGGGTAAAATACAGTAATGGGCGCTTTGGTTTTAGTATTCAAAAGCAAATATGGGACAGCGTTGGGGGAAAACCTGATTTAGATTTTAAAACTTGGAAATATTTTGGAGAGTGTCTAGGTTGGCGAATGAAAAATAATTGGAAGCTTTATGATTCTCTATCATTTACATTAACTGCTCCGGCTGGACAACTACCCAGAGCAGTATGGAGTATGAGAATAGTTGGAAGAAGAAAAAGACTATCTGCCCTTACATCAAAGCTTGTTAATTGTAAAATTTAG
- a CDS encoding hybrid sensor histidine kinase/response regulator has protein sequence MNQPSILVVDDQPDNFDVIEAILSNQNYLLHYAASGEEAIASLNLFQPDVILLDVMMPGTDGIEVCQQIKAIPKWQPVPIIMVTALTAKEDLARCLKSGAEDFISKPVNAVELRARIHSMLRIKQQYDKIQNLSNIQASSIKVLETTLNELRGNLASALPHELNTPLNGIVGIISLLMEDIDGMNIAEILELLELADQSARRLEKITKQLLIYLEIELSTHQQQIEPQSTDFSMAAIAAALESHAQSVNRSDDLIFAIEEAKVSISDRYLAIILHELVDNALKFSQTGTAIKISSQVVAGMLNVYIHDMGRGMTAEQISKIGAFMQFERKSYEQQGIGMGLKLVKKIAELCGGQFSISSIYQQETTVHIALPIKPYITTLAKVI, from the coding sequence ATGAATCAGCCCTCTATTTTAGTAGTTGACGATCAACCCGATAACTTTGATGTCATTGAAGCAATTTTAAGTAATCAAAATTATCTGCTACACTATGCTGCCAGTGGTGAAGAGGCGATCGCATCTCTCAACTTATTTCAGCCAGATGTAATTTTGCTAGATGTAATGATGCCGGGAACCGATGGTATCGAAGTGTGTCAGCAAATTAAAGCCATACCAAAATGGCAGCCAGTTCCGATTATTATGGTGACGGCTCTCACCGCGAAAGAAGACCTCGCTCGTTGCCTAAAATCAGGTGCCGAGGATTTTATTAGTAAACCCGTCAATGCTGTTGAACTTCGGGCACGCATTCATTCAATGCTGAGGATTAAGCAACAGTACGACAAAATCCAAAATTTATCAAATATCCAAGCAAGTAGCATCAAAGTCTTGGAAACCACACTTAATGAACTGCGGGGTAACTTGGCTTCTGCTTTACCCCATGAACTCAATACACCACTAAATGGCATTGTCGGAATTATCAGCCTACTCATGGAAGATATTGACGGCATGAATATTGCCGAAATCCTTGAACTTTTAGAGTTGGCAGATCAATCCGCCCGGAGACTAGAAAAAATAACCAAACAATTATTGATCTATTTAGAAATAGAGCTATCAACACACCAGCAGCAAATCGAACCTCAGTCCACGGATTTTTCTATGGCAGCGATCGCAGCAGCTTTAGAATCTCATGCTCAAAGTGTTAATCGTAGCGATGATCTGATATTTGCAATTGAAGAAGCTAAGGTTTCAATATCAGATCGATATTTAGCAATTATCCTCCATGAATTAGTTGATAATGCGCTCAAATTCTCCCAAACCGGGACAGCGATCAAAATCAGTAGTCAGGTGGTGGCAGGAATGCTAAATGTCTATATTCATGATATGGGACGGGGCATGACAGCAGAACAGATATCTAAAATTGGTGCTTTTATGCAGTTTGAGCGCAAATCCTATGAACAGCAGGGTATAGGTATGGGCTTAAAGCTTGTCAAAAAAATCGCCGAACTTTGTGGTGGGCAGTTCTCAATTTCAAGTATTTATCAACAGGAAACAACGGTACATATTGCCTTACCCATTAAACCTTATATCACTACGCTAGCAAAAGTAATTTGA